From the Nocardiopsis changdeensis genome, the window TGGTGTCCCAGAACGCGGGCGACCTGCTCAACGAGCAGGTGACGAACTGTGTGTCCACGGTGTTCGCGTTCCGCTCCAGCGAGTCCACCGAGGTTTCCAACGTGATGGAGCTGCTGGGGGTCGCCGACACCGAGGACCACCAGGCGGTGCTGCGCAACCTCGGCAACGGCGTGTGCCTCATGCGCGACCTGGACGGCCGCACCGCGCAGGTCGCCGTGGACCTGGTGTCGCAGGAGCTGCTGGAGTGGCTGGACACCAACCCCAACCGGCCCCACCCCGGCGACCGCCTGGACGACGAGAACGACGGGTTCGAGAACGAGGCCGAGTGGGAGGACGAGGACGCCCCCCGCGCGGAGGTCAGTACGTGACCGTCAGCGGCTCCGGCGTCCCCTCGTGGATCTCCCACAGCTCCCGGACGAACCCCACCCGCACCCCGGCCCCGGCCGGATCGGCGGCGGGCACACCGGTCAGGAACCCGCTCACCTGGACCTGCTGGCGGAACTCCCAGGAGCCGGTGGCCGACAGATCCGGCTCATCGGTGCAGTCCCCGCCCCGCGGGTCCTGCCACCGCAGCGGGCCGGCACCGCCCACCGCCTCCACCGACACCACCGGCTCAGCCGGCAGCGGATCGGACGACACCCCCGCCCCATCGGAGATGGAGGCGGAGGGAGAGGGGGAGGGGCCGGCCGCCTGCACCGGCCGGTCCGGATCAGCGGTGTGGGTCAGTGTCAGCGTCAGCGGCACGGTGACCGTCCCGGCCGGCGCCGACAGGCCGCACCCGGCCCCGTCGCCCACCGGAGCCCCCAGCTCCACCGCCGCATCGTAGGCGGCCGCGCTCGGGTGGCGGCTGGTCCCGGGCACCCCGGTGTACAGCATCCGGATCTGGGCCTGCCCGGACACCGGCGCGAACGGATCCGCCGACGGCGACCCTGTGGGCTCGGCCGCAGCCCCCGGACCGGGTTCGTCGGCAGAACAGCCCGCGGCCGCCACCACGACCACCACGGCGGCCGCCACCGTCAGTGCACGCATCATGCCCCCACCGTAACGCCTAGGAGATTCCCGTGTTCGAGCGCCTCATCAGCGCCCCCGACCAGCCCATGAGCCAGCGCGGCACCCGCATCGCCATCCTCATCGTCGTGGCGCTGCTCATCGCCGGCGGCCTCTTCTTCACCGTGCGCGACGCCGTCACCGGCGACGACCCCGGCCCCGAGCAGACCGCGGCCCCCTCCCCCACCCCCACCGTGCCCCCGCAGGAACCCACCCGGGCCCCGGCCGCACCCGCCGACGCCGGCCGCGCCGAAGACTGGTTCCCGCTCAGCATGGCCGAGTTCACCGCCGCCGGCGAGACCGCGACGGCGTTCCTGGCCGACGCCGCCACCGTCGACTCCGGACGCGACGACTGGACCACCCACGTGGACCGGGTGAGCCGCTGGGCCACCGAACCCCATGCCGAGACCCTGACCACCACCGACGGCATCGCCGAGGGACTGTGGCGCGTCCTGGCCGCCGACGCCGACGTGGCGTGGATCGGCAGCGCCCAGGTCGAGCAGATCACCTACTTCGAGGAGCGGTCCGTCACCCTGCACCTGTCCCTGTCGGCGACCCCCACCACCGGCGGCGAGGTCAAGGACCTCGGCGAGTACGGCGTCACCGTCACCACCCGCGAGGGCGGCCGGTGGAAGGTCGACCGCGCCGAAATCCTCTGATCCGACCAATCTTGCATCTGATGCGAACGAATATGCCCCACTCACTCGATGAATGACACGTGCACGTGGTCATAATGGTTCTGCGTGACACTTCCGCGATCACTCATCCCGCACCAGATCCCATACGACATGTTCGGTACGTTCGCGTAGTAGGCCGTCGACCCGCTGTTGCAGCTGTTGCGGTCCGGGTGCCAAATCGACTGGTACCAGATGATGTACTTCACGCCCAGTTGGGCGTGGTTGTTCATCACGAACTCGGTGATGCGGATGCCCTTCTGCTCATCGTTGCCCGATGAGTACACGCCGATCGGCGACGTCATGTAATCGCATGCCCGACCGTGGAAATGCTCCCCGCCGTCATCGAAATCGCGTTTGCAGTTCCCCGAGTTCGTGAGGTAGTCGCGGAAATTCGCGACGATCGTCCGGTGCGCCGCGCAGGTCAGCGGCGTGATCGGGCCCGTCGCGAACGGCTCATTGTCGATCGGGCACGGCTCCAGGTGCGTCTGCCCGCTCAGATCGCCCACATCGTAATCCGGCGCCTGACCCGGAGTGCCCGTACCGTCCGGGCAGTCCACCGACGCCACCACGATGTCACCGCCCCCGGCCGGAGTAAAGTCCCCGTCCCGGTATTCGTCCGCTTTCTCAAGGACGGTATCCACATACCCGTCGGTGTTCGCACCGTAGTACTTCACCAGTGCCATTTCCAGATCGGTGTTCGCCCCCTGGTCGGTGAGCTTATGGGCGGCCGACCACACCGACGTGTCCGCGTCCAACCGCTCATCCAGGGACGGTTTTCCCTCCTCCCCGGTCTTATCGCCCCACCGCAACCCGTGATCCACCCACGCCGGCGGAGTGAACTGCATCGGCCCCAACGCCTCTTTGTCGTTCTCCACTTCCGACAAGGGGTCGGTGCCGTGCCGGGATTCCTGCCACCCGACCGCCGCCAGCAGCGCCCAGTCCATCCCCCACTCCTCGGCGGCGTCCCGGTACAGCTCCAGCATGTCCGCCGGGATCTCGTCCTCGGCCAGGTCGGTCACCCCGGCCTGTTCGGTGATGCCGCTCGGCGTCATCTCCCCCTCGGCGCAGCCGGGCCCCCCGAGCAGCGTCGTCGTCTGCGTCACCAGCTGGTAGGTCATCATCCCCAACGCCAGGGCGCACACCCCCAGCCCCACCCCGAGCCCCGTCAGCGGGCCCTTGGCGCCCATCACTTCCCTCCGCGGCGGCGCCGTTGCGCAGCGGGCTTGCCCCCGCCGCCGCCCCGTTTGCGGCCCGGCTTGGCCACCACGTCCGCCTCGGCCTTGTAGGGCATGCGCCGGTTCGGCGGCGCCGCATCCGGTGTCCGGTTCCCCCGCACCCCCGCGTTCTGCCGCCCCTGGATCACGTCAATGTACGTCGCGGGCTTGCGCTCAGGCGCCTGTTCGGCCGCTCGCGCCCGCCGCCGCGAGTGCGCATGCGTGGGCCGCATCCCGCCCTTGCCGCGCGCGTACTCGCGCGGGGAGGAGCGGGGAGCCCGCCGGTCCGGTGCCACCTGCCCGTACCGGGCCGCGAACGCCTCCTGCCGCTTCTGGAGCGCGGTCGCGTCGTCGGCGCGGATCTCCTCCTTGCGGTTCTCGTGATCCACTGCCCGCCGCGCGTTCACTTCCCGCTTGGCCGGGTTGACCACCGCCGCCTTGAACGCGCCCGCGGCCGCCCCGCCGGCCATCGCGAACGGGGCCTTGGCCGCGCCCTGGACCGCGCCGATCGCCGCCCGCTGGATCCGGTCCTTGGTCATGGAGTAGCCGCCGCCCTGCGACGGCGCCGTGTCTCCGGAGAACGACACGTGGGTGAGGGTGCCCCACAGCGCGTTCTTGTACTTGAGTACGGCGGCCACCAGCGCGCACATCAGCAGCAGCGACAACCCGTAGGGCCGCACAGTGGTCACCATCGTGTTGAGCACCAGGACCAGGATCAGCACCACGGCCTGCCACATGAGCTGTTGGAGCATGAGGCCGGCGAGCAGCTCCCACCACCGCAGCAGGATCGTTCGCCCGCGCCCGGGATGGATCCCGAACAGGAAGAAGATCGGCGCCGCCAGCATCAGCAGCAGCAGGCCGAGCTTGCACACCAGCAAACCGAACGCCGCGGCCAGGATCAGCAGGCCACCGGTCAGGGACGCCCCCAGGGCGACCAGCGCCGCCATCGCCCGGTCCCCGCCCAGGTCCGCCGAACCGCGGAACATGTCCCAGGTCGGCGTGTGCGCGTCCTCGACCAGGCCGGCGATGCGTTCGTACTCGGCCTGCTTCTCGTCCACGAGCGTGTCGTAGTACTCATCCACGCCGTCCTCGCTGACGTTGACGCCCACCGACACCGACTCGGTCCGCGTGAACGCCTGCGCGTACAGCAGATCCCAGGCGTGATCGCCCGCGAGCTGCTGCGCGGTCTCCCCACTGCCGAACTGCCCCACGATCCAGGGCCGGCACACGAGCGCCTCCCACAGGTACTCGCTCTGCTGCCTCGCCAGGAACTCCGTGTCATCCTCGGCGAACGCCTGCGTGACGGCCGGCGAGCCCGGGATGCACCGGTCCGGCTCGCTTCCTTCCGTGGTCCCGACCACCGCGGAGTTCATCAGGTTCGTGCCGAAGTTGATGATGTTGCCGACACCGTTGATGAACGAGGCTGGCGATCCGAGCACCCACAAACCGAGCGTGGTCGCCGCGATCATCCACACCGCGCCCTCGAACGTCAGCGTGGACCGCTTGCGTACCAGCCCCCACCAGGCCAGGGTGACGGCGCCCAAGATCACCAGCGAGGGCAGCAGGGGTTC encodes:
- a CDS encoding transglycosylase SLT domain-containing protein, producing the protein MGAKGPLTGLGVGLGVCALALGMMTYQLVTQTTTLLGGPGCAEGEMTPSGITEQAGVTDLAEDEIPADMLELYRDAAEEWGMDWALLAAVGWQESRHGTDPLSEVENDKEALGPMQFTPPAWVDHGLRWGDKTGEEGKPSLDERLDADTSVWSAAHKLTDQGANTDLEMALVKYYGANTDGYVDTVLEKADEYRDGDFTPAGGGDIVVASVDCPDGTGTPGQAPDYDVGDLSGQTHLEPCPIDNEPFATGPITPLTCAAHRTIVANFRDYLTNSGNCKRDFDDGGEHFHGRACDYMTSPIGVYSSGNDEQKGIRITEFVMNNHAQLGVKYIIWYQSIWHPDRNSCNSGSTAYYANVPNMSYGIWCGMSDRGSVTQNHYDHVHVSFIE